The following proteins are co-located in the Streptomyces sp. NBC_01198 genome:
- a CDS encoding MFS transporter, with translation MGRGHRLLPRRRHPLHRLPLLANRLTDDPRQVAAVSLAEQLPWLLLGLTAGALADRPDRRRILWVVDALRAAVVGVLAVAVYTGTATVLLLAVTGFVLGCGQTFYNGAWSGVVPALVPPSGLGRANARLQASAQISDTLLGTPLGAVLFGIGATLPFVVDAGSFAVAAALVALTAGDFRPRKAGSPPGSLRHDVAEGIRWLWRHRRLRRLCLVTGVANAVGSGLVAILVLYAGRLLGLGVLGFALLLAATAVPTGAAPADA, from the coding sequence GTGGGCCGCGGTCACCGTCTCCTCCCTCGGCGACGGCACCCGCTTCATCGCCTGCCGCTGCTGGCGAACCGCCTCACCGACGACCCCCGGCAGGTCGCCGCCGTCTCGCTGGCCGAGCAACTGCCGTGGCTGCTGCTCGGCCTGACGGCCGGCGCACTCGCCGACCGGCCGGACCGGCGCCGGATCCTGTGGGTGGTGGACGCGCTACGTGCGGCAGTGGTCGGGGTGCTGGCCGTGGCGGTGTACACCGGCACGGCCACGGTGCTGCTGCTCGCGGTCACCGGGTTCGTGCTCGGCTGCGGGCAGACGTTCTACAACGGCGCCTGGTCCGGCGTCGTCCCGGCGCTCGTGCCGCCGTCCGGGCTCGGCAGGGCCAACGCCCGCCTCCAGGCGAGCGCGCAGATCAGCGACACGCTGCTCGGCACCCCGCTGGGCGCGGTGCTGTTCGGGATCGGGGCGACGCTGCCCTTCGTGGTGGACGCGGGGTCGTTCGCGGTGGCAGCCGCCCTGGTGGCGCTGACGGCCGGCGACTTCCGGCCGAGGAAAGCGGGGTCGCCGCCGGGCTCGTTGCGCCACGACGTCGCCGAAGGCATCCGGTGGCTGTGGCGGCACCGCCGGCTGCGCCGCCTGTGCCTGGTGACGGGGGTCGCCAACGCCGTCGGCAGCGGCCTGGTCGCGATCCTGGTGCTCTACGCAGGCCGCCTGCTCGGCCTCGGCGTGCTCGGCTTCGCCCTGCTCCTGGCGGCGACCGCCGTCCCGACCGGCGCCGCGCCGGCGGACGCATGA
- a CDS encoding acyltransferase family protein → MNSAVAHEDALRREDGPCDEGVPRGDAPPEPAPPGTRPQRPRRLYVLDGLRLLAALMVVAFHYLGYDDWFRSPWGASTATVFPTAHSVAAYGWLGVELFFLISGFVICLSCWGRTLRQFAVSRFVRLFPAYWFAIAVTSAVMVLRPGGWELHPNTVLANFTMLQEPMGLRDVDGVYWSLWVELRFYLLFGIVAAMGLTYRRVVGFCAAWLLAAAIAPALHLTFVSVLAVPQYAPFFVGGVVIHLIGRFGTRRPVLWLLLGASWLGAQNALVGLVAHSERSVRGDLSWGISLAVVTACYALLLAAALGRLDFANWRVLSLAGGLTYPLYLLHENLGWEVIRHTHGRVDARVLAVTLVAAMLTAAWLVHRFVERPATPRLKSWLA, encoded by the coding sequence ATGAACAGCGCTGTTGCCCACGAAGACGCTCTCCGCCGCGAAGACGGCCCCTGCGATGAAGGCGTCCCCCGCGGCGACGCCCCACCGGAGCCCGCGCCGCCCGGAACCCGCCCGCAGCGGCCGCGGCGGCTGTACGTCCTGGACGGACTCCGGCTCCTCGCCGCGCTGATGGTCGTGGCGTTCCACTACCTCGGCTACGACGACTGGTTCCGCTCGCCCTGGGGGGCGTCCACCGCCACGGTCTTCCCGACCGCGCATTCCGTCGCCGCCTACGGCTGGCTCGGCGTGGAACTCTTCTTCCTGATCAGCGGCTTCGTCATCTGCCTGTCGTGCTGGGGGCGCACCCTCCGGCAGTTCGCCGTCTCCCGTTTCGTACGCCTCTTCCCGGCGTACTGGTTCGCGATCGCCGTGACCTCGGCGGTCATGGTGCTGCGTCCCGGGGGCTGGGAGCTCCATCCGAACACCGTCCTGGCCAACTTCACCATGCTCCAGGAGCCCATGGGACTGCGGGACGTGGACGGCGTGTACTGGTCACTGTGGGTGGAGCTGCGCTTCTACCTGCTCTTCGGCATCGTCGCGGCCATGGGCCTGACCTACCGCCGCGTCGTCGGCTTCTGCGCCGCGTGGCTGCTGGCCGCCGCCATCGCACCGGCGCTGCACCTCACCTTCGTGAGCGTGCTGGCCGTCCCGCAGTACGCCCCGTTCTTCGTCGGCGGCGTCGTCATCCACCTCATCGGCCGCTTCGGCACCCGGCGTCCGGTGCTGTGGCTGCTGCTGGGCGCGTCCTGGCTCGGCGCGCAGAACGCACTGGTCGGCCTGGTGGCGCACTCGGAGCGGTCGGTGCGCGGCGACCTGTCCTGGGGGATATCGCTGGCAGTGGTCACCGCCTGCTACGCCCTGCTGCTGGCCGCGGCGCTTGGCCGGCTGGACTTCGCCAACTGGCGGGTGCTCTCGCTGGCCGGCGGCCTGACGTACCCGCTCTACCTGCTGCACGAGAACCTCGGCTGGGAGGTCATCCGCCACACCCACGGCCGGGTCGACGCCCGGGTCCTGGCCGTCACCCTCGTCGCGGCGATGCTGACCGCCGCGTGGCTGGTCCACCGCTTCGTCGAACGCCCGGCGACCCCGCGGCTCAAATCCTGGCTGGCGTAA
- the holA gene encoding DNA polymerase III subunit delta, with translation MARKTAQDDPLAPLTLAVGQEDLLLDRAVREVVLAARAVDADTDVRDLAPEAVQPGTLAELTSPSLFAERKVVVVRNAQDLSAETVKDVKAYLAAPVEEITLVLLHAGGAKGKALLDAARKAGAREVACPKMTKPADRLAFVRGEFRTLGRSVTPEAAQALVDAIGSDLRELASACAQLVADTEGTVDVAVVARYYTGRAEATGFEVADLAVTGRTAEALERLRWALSVGQPLPGITFALASGVRAIGKLASAPRGANPGQLARDLGMPPWKIDRVRQQIRGWSAEGVSVALRAVAEADAAVKGGAADPAYALEKAVVTIARAARSRT, from the coding sequence ATGGCAAGGAAAACCGCTCAAGACGATCCGCTCGCACCGCTCACGCTCGCCGTGGGGCAGGAGGATCTGCTGCTCGACCGCGCCGTGCGGGAAGTGGTGCTGGCCGCGCGGGCGGTGGACGCCGACACCGATGTGCGGGATCTGGCGCCGGAGGCGGTGCAGCCGGGGACGCTGGCGGAGCTGACCAGCCCGTCGCTGTTCGCCGAGCGCAAGGTCGTCGTGGTGCGCAATGCGCAGGATCTGTCCGCGGAGACGGTCAAGGACGTGAAGGCGTATCTGGCCGCGCCGGTGGAGGAGATCACCCTGGTGCTGCTGCATGCCGGCGGGGCCAAGGGCAAGGCGCTGCTGGACGCGGCACGCAAGGCGGGGGCGCGCGAGGTGGCGTGCCCGAAGATGACCAAGCCGGCCGACCGGCTGGCGTTCGTACGCGGCGAGTTCCGCACGCTCGGCCGGTCCGTGACGCCCGAGGCGGCGCAGGCACTCGTCGACGCCATCGGCAGCGACCTGCGGGAGCTGGCCAGCGCCTGCGCGCAGCTGGTCGCGGACACCGAGGGCACCGTCGACGTCGCGGTGGTCGCCCGCTACTACACCGGCCGCGCCGAGGCCACCGGCTTCGAGGTGGCCGATCTCGCGGTGACCGGGCGGACGGCCGAGGCGCTTGAGCGGCTGCGCTGGGCCCTGTCGGTGGGGCAGCCGCTGCCCGGCATCACCTTCGCGCTGGCCTCGGGGGTGCGCGCCATCGGCAAGCTGGCGTCGGCCCCGCGGGGCGCGAACCCGGGTCAGCTGGCCCGGGACCTCGGCATGCCGCCGTGGAAGATCGACCGGGTGCGGCAGCAGATCCGCGGCTGGAGCGCGGAGGGCGTCTCGGTGGCGCTGCGCGCGGTCGCGGAGGCCGACGCGGCCGTCAAGGGCGGCGCCGCGGATCCGGCGTATGCCCTGGAGAAGGCCGTGGTCACCATCGCCCGCGCCGCCCGCTCCCGCACCTGA
- a CDS encoding ComEA family DNA-binding protein has product MNPTNPLGPAGPITVVRPRRRAAAAQARSALARERASAIFGTPDDPSPPPPSPPPVAPQVPPPPPPPSPPPSPPEPSSGRLGGLRTWLLLRCGLEFRTVLALAVVLLVGAGLAVQHYVSGRPHAVRVPAALPPAAVPAPVAATKAPSLTIDIAGKVARPGLRRLPAGSRVADALVAAGGPLPGTDTTALNLARPLADGEQLLVGLTPPAASTTSTTDAPPGTPLSLNSATAPQLDALPGVGPVLAQHILDFRTQHGGFTTLQQLRQVPGIGDHKFTTLKPLVHP; this is encoded by the coding sequence ATGAACCCGACGAACCCGCTGGGCCCGGCCGGCCCGATCACCGTTGTCCGCCCGCGCCGCCGGGCCGCCGCAGCGCAGGCCAGGTCCGCGCTCGCCCGTGAGCGCGCCTCCGCGATCTTCGGCACCCCGGACGACCCGTCCCCACCGCCCCCGTCCCCGCCGCCGGTCGCGCCACAAGTTCCGCCCCCGCCCCCGCCCCCGTCCCCGCCGCCGTCACCGCCCGAGCCGTCGAGCGGGCGGCTCGGCGGTCTGCGCACCTGGCTGCTGCTGCGCTGCGGCCTGGAATTCCGCACGGTGCTGGCACTTGCGGTCGTCCTGCTGGTGGGCGCGGGGCTCGCCGTCCAGCACTACGTCTCGGGCCGCCCGCACGCGGTCCGCGTCCCCGCCGCGCTGCCGCCCGCCGCAGTCCCGGCCCCCGTTGCGGCCACGAAGGCGCCGAGCCTGACGATCGACATCGCCGGCAAGGTCGCCCGCCCGGGTTTACGCCGGCTCCCCGCGGGCTCCCGGGTGGCCGACGCGCTGGTCGCGGCCGGCGGCCCCCTCCCGGGCACCGACACCACGGCCCTCAACTTGGCCCGCCCCCTCGCCGACGGCGAACAGCTCCTCGTCGGCCTGACCCCGCCCGCGGCATCCACCACGTCCACCACCGACGCGCCCCCGGGCACCCCCTTGAGCCTCAACTCGGCCACAGCCCCGCAACTCGACGCCCTCCCCGGCGTCGGCCCCGTCCTGGCCCAGCACATCCTCGACTTCCGCACCCAGCACGGCGGCTTCACGACCCTCCAACAACTCCGCCAGGTCCCCGGCATCGGCGACCACAAATTCACCACCCTCAAACCCCTGGTCCACCCATGA
- a CDS encoding ComEC/Rec2 family competence protein, which translates to MGASNPHQDGPPDYRLVPPALAAWAAAALTPTVGATAILVSVAIAAAVTLAATAPARRAWARARPGAKGRARTSPTPRAGTARLTAATAATLLAVATATTAAALADADRHRGPVPQLAAHRAPAVPIELRITADPFATHPPAPGLTGTVVVTADTVRVGATRTRAPVVLMATHDQKKWLRLLPSTTVEVRARLSPPTRRGDTAAAVLHATGPPRIVTGPSAPQRVAARLRAGLRTASAGLPADARALLPGLVIGDTSRLPPELKDAFRATDLAHLTAVSGANLTIVLLLLIGPPARAIRAERRGLAAALGIPLRLTAVLGVGLTAAFVLVSRPSPSVLRAAACGLITLLAIGTGRRRSLLPALSGAVLLLVLYDPAVARSYGFALSVLATGSLLTLAPRWSAALRSRGVPPRLAEALAAAGAAQAVCGPLIVVLSARLSLVAVPCNLLAEPAVAPATVLGFCALATAPFAPAAAAALAWAAGWPTRWIVVVARHGAALPGAEIGWPGGWPGAALLAVLTVALTVGGKALVGRPWPALAGALLLLLSLVRPLPLPGLVTAWPPDDWRFAMCDVGQGDALALAAGPGSAVVVDTGPDPALADRCLRDLRVTTIPLLILTHFHADHADGLPGVLRGRSVGAIETTVLDEPVAQAARVRREAAAAGVPMLRASAGEQRHTGPLAWQVLWPPPSADALPDDDPNDASVALLVRTGGLTLLLAGDLGPVAQQEVLDAEPGLSRVDVLKVAHHGSGYQDPALLARTRPRLALISVGAHNRYGHPAARTVAALRALGATVLRTDTDGPIAVAGNGPAGLRTVSAGSP; encoded by the coding sequence CTGGGGGCGTCGAATCCGCACCAGGACGGGCCGCCCGACTACCGGCTGGTGCCGCCGGCCCTGGCGGCATGGGCGGCCGCAGCCCTGACCCCGACCGTCGGCGCGACAGCCATCCTCGTGTCCGTCGCGATCGCGGCAGCCGTCACGCTGGCGGCAACAGCGCCGGCCCGCAGGGCATGGGCAAGGGCAAGGCCAGGGGCCAAGGGAAGGGCAAGGACAAGCCCCACCCCCCGGGCAGGAACCGCGCGGCTCACCGCCGCGACCGCAGCCACCCTCCTGGCCGTGGCGACAGCCACCACCGCCGCCGCGCTGGCGGACGCCGACCGCCACCGCGGCCCGGTTCCGCAACTGGCCGCCCACAGGGCACCCGCGGTCCCCATAGAACTGCGCATCACCGCGGACCCGTTCGCCACCCACCCGCCGGCCCCGGGCCTGACCGGCACCGTCGTGGTGACCGCGGACACCGTCCGGGTCGGGGCGACGAGGACCCGCGCCCCGGTCGTCCTGATGGCCACTCACGACCAGAAAAAATGGCTCCGGTTGCTGCCGTCGACCACCGTGGAGGTGCGGGCCCGCCTGAGCCCGCCGACCCGCAGGGGCGACACCGCCGCAGCGGTGCTGCACGCCACCGGCCCGCCCAGGATCGTGACCGGGCCCAGTGCACCGCAACGCGTCGCGGCCCGGCTGCGCGCCGGCTTGCGCACGGCGAGCGCGGGACTGCCGGCCGACGCCCGGGCGCTGCTGCCCGGACTGGTGATCGGCGACACCAGCAGGCTCCCGCCGGAGTTGAAGGACGCCTTCCGGGCGACGGATCTGGCGCACCTGACCGCGGTGTCGGGCGCGAACCTGACGATCGTCCTGCTGCTGCTGATCGGCCCGCCGGCCCGGGCGATCCGGGCGGAGCGCCGGGGCCTGGCCGCCGCCCTCGGCATCCCGCTGCGCCTGACGGCAGTGCTGGGCGTGGGCCTGACCGCGGCCTTCGTGCTGGTCAGCCGGCCGAGCCCGAGCGTGCTGCGGGCCGCGGCATGCGGGCTGATCACGTTGCTGGCGATCGGCACCGGGCGCCGCCGCTCGCTGCTGCCTGCCCTGTCCGGTGCCGTCCTGCTGCTGGTGCTCTACGACCCGGCCGTCGCACGGTCCTACGGCTTCGCGCTGTCCGTGCTGGCCACGGGGTCGCTGCTGACGCTGGCCCCGCGCTGGAGCGCGGCCCTTCGTTCCCGCGGTGTGCCGCCGCGGCTCGCCGAGGCGCTGGCCGCGGCGGGTGCGGCGCAGGCGGTGTGCGGTCCGTTGATCGTGGTGCTGTCGGCGCGGCTCAGCCTGGTCGCGGTGCCGTGCAATCTGCTGGCGGAGCCCGCGGTGGCGCCGGCGACGGTGCTGGGGTTCTGCGCGCTGGCGACGGCACCGTTCGCCCCGGCAGCCGCGGCGGCCCTGGCGTGGGCCGCGGGCTGGCCGACCCGGTGGATCGTGGTGGTCGCGCGGCACGGCGCGGCCCTGCCGGGGGCGGAGATCGGCTGGCCCGGCGGGTGGCCGGGCGCGGCGCTGCTCGCGGTGCTGACGGTGGCGCTGACCGTCGGCGGCAAGGCGCTGGTCGGCAGACCGTGGCCGGCGCTGGCAGGAGCGCTGCTCCTGCTCCTCTCGCTGGTGCGCCCGCTGCCGCTGCCGGGTCTCGTCACGGCATGGCCGCCGGACGACTGGCGGTTCGCGATGTGCGATGTCGGGCAAGGCGACGCGCTGGCCCTGGCGGCGGGGCCGGGCAGCGCCGTGGTGGTCGACACCGGGCCGGACCCGGCGCTGGCGGACCGCTGCCTGCGCGATCTGCGGGTCACCACGATCCCGTTGCTGATCCTGACCCACTTCCACGCCGACCACGCGGACGGCCTGCCCGGCGTGCTGCGGGGCCGCAGCGTCGGCGCGATCGAGACGACGGTGCTGGACGAGCCGGTGGCGCAGGCGGCCCGGGTGCGCCGGGAGGCAGCGGCCGCGGGTGTGCCGATGCTGCGGGCGAGCGCGGGGGAGCAGCGCCACACGGGCCCGCTGGCCTGGCAGGTGCTGTGGCCGCCGCCGTCCGCCGACGCCCTCCCCGACGACGACCCGAACGACGCGAGCGTGGCGCTGCTGGTCCGCACCGGCGGCCTGACGTTGCTGCTGGCGGGGGACCTGGGACCGGTGGCCCAGCAGGAGGTGCTTGACGCGGAGCCGGGCCTGTCGCGGGTCGACGTGCTGAAGGTCGCCCACCACGGCAGCGGCTACCAGGACCCGGCGCTCCTGGCCCGGACGCGGCCGCGCCTGGCGCTGATCTCGGTGGGCGCCCACAACCGTTACGGCCACCCGGCCGCGCGCACGGTCGCCGCGCTGCGGGCGCTGGGCGCGACGGTGCTGCGCACCGACACCGACGGGCCGATCGCGGTCGCCGGTAACGGGCCGGCCGGGCTGCGGACGGTATCGGCGGGCTCGCCATGA
- a CDS encoding winged helix-turn-helix domain-containing protein produces the protein MTEKPWEPQVHLSDPRALRAYAHPTRMTLVGLLRLEGPFTATRAAELTGESVASCSYHLRILAKYGLVEEADPGGPGREKPWRATAATTDWPNYSEDPAVTSAAEALNAAVAENQLHRMMRALEVRHTLPAEWQQAERYTDATLYLTPEELIALGERLEAVVGEFIGRNYNPELRPEGARRIAYLNVAYVAPGPAADPGHAPEQP, from the coding sequence ATGACAGAGAAGCCATGGGAACCACAGGTCCACCTCAGCGACCCGCGCGCCCTGCGCGCCTACGCCCATCCCACCCGCATGACCCTGGTCGGCCTGCTCCGCCTGGAGGGGCCCTTCACCGCGACCCGGGCCGCGGAGCTGACCGGCGAGTCCGTCGCCAGCTGCTCGTACCACCTGCGGATACTGGCCAAGTACGGCCTGGTCGAGGAGGCCGACCCGGGCGGTCCCGGCCGGGAGAAGCCGTGGCGGGCCACGGCCGCGACCACGGACTGGCCGAACTACTCGGAGGACCCCGCGGTCACCTCCGCAGCCGAGGCGCTGAACGCGGCGGTCGCCGAGAACCAGCTCCACCGCATGATGCGTGCGCTGGAGGTCCGCCACACCCTGCCCGCGGAATGGCAGCAGGCCGAGCGCTACACCGACGCGACGCTCTACCTCACCCCGGAGGAGCTGATCGCGCTCGGCGAGCGGCTGGAGGCTGTGGTGGGCGAGTTCATCGGCCGCAACTACAACCCGGAGCTGCGGCCGGAGGGCGCCCGCCGTATCGCCTACCTCAACGTCGCCTACGTCGCCCCGGGACCGGCCGCGGACCCCGGCCACGCGCCGGAGCAGCCGTGA
- a CDS encoding DegV family protein encodes MPPHVAIVTDSTAYLGRDALIRHQIAIVPLTVVIGDEALEEGTEISAPAVARALQRRRPVTTSRPGPLEFTAAYEAAAASGAAEIVSLHLSADFSGTYDAALVAAKEAPVPVRVVDTGMVAMALGFTVLAAAEAAEAGGTADEVVAAAEKRAADTSAYFYVDTLDYLRRGGRIGAAQALFGSALAVKPLLRLSDGRIELLEKVRTASKAITRLEEIVVEQAGTRRVALAVHHLAAADRAATLADRLRERVPGLDDLVVSEVGAVIGAHAGPGLLGVVISPH; translated from the coding sequence ATGCCCCCGCACGTCGCCATCGTCACGGACTCCACGGCCTACCTCGGCCGTGACGCCCTGATCCGCCACCAGATCGCCATCGTGCCCCTCACCGTGGTGATCGGCGACGAGGCCCTGGAAGAGGGCACCGAAATCTCCGCTCCGGCCGTCGCCCGGGCACTCCAGCGCCGCCGTCCGGTCACCACCTCCCGGCCCGGCCCGCTCGAATTCACCGCCGCCTACGAGGCCGCCGCCGCCTCCGGGGCGGCGGAGATCGTCTCGCTCCACCTGTCCGCCGACTTCTCCGGCACCTACGACGCGGCGCTCGTCGCCGCGAAGGAAGCCCCCGTCCCGGTCCGGGTCGTGGACACCGGCATGGTCGCGATGGCCCTCGGCTTCACCGTGCTGGCAGCCGCCGAGGCCGCGGAGGCGGGCGGTACGGCCGACGAGGTCGTCGCCGCGGCGGAGAAGCGGGCCGCGGACACCTCCGCGTACTTCTACGTCGACACGCTCGACTACCTGCGCAGGGGCGGCCGGATCGGCGCCGCCCAGGCGCTGTTCGGCTCCGCCCTGGCGGTGAAGCCGCTGCTGCGGCTCTCCGACGGGCGGATCGAGCTGCTGGAGAAGGTCCGCACCGCCTCGAAGGCGATCACCCGCCTTGAGGAGATCGTGGTCGAGCAGGCAGGCACCCGCAGGGTGGCCCTCGCGGTCCACCATCTGGCCGCGGCGGACCGCGCCGCGACCCTCGCGGACCGGCTGCGCGAGCGGGTGCCGGGCCTGGACGACCTGGTGGTGAGCGAGGTCGGCGCGGTGATCGGCGCGCACGCCGGGCCGGGGCTGCTGGGCGTGGTGATCTCACCGCACTGA
- a CDS encoding MFS transporter — protein sequence MSAPTAVRSLGSRAPALLQEPQFRRYWTGQTVSLLGDEVTILAVPLAAVLVLHVGATGMGWLRFAGLLPALLFSLPGGAWADRRGRRRQTMIFADLARAVLMASLPVAYAFGALTFAQLCVVVFGVGTLAVAFDVCNATLFVSLVSHEQYVAGNSLTSGSRAFAFVAGPSAGGVLVQVLAAPLALLADAASYLVSAWQLSRIAPVEPPAAERGKGQLTAGLRFIARSPLLRAMLACVATINLFNFAFHTLLVLYAVDELGLNAGTLGVVIGAGAVGSLLGAAVSGRVVRTIGVGPAFTVGAVAFPAPLVLVPLAGGPTPLILTAFFAAEFLSGLGVMLLDIAAGSLQAAVIPNALRSRVSGAFRTVNYGVRPIGALAGGFLGSTIGLRPALWTATLAATLGVLWLLPSPVPHTRTLPAPLPDTTP from the coding sequence GTGAGCGCCCCCACCGCGGTCCGCTCGCTCGGCTCCCGCGCCCCCGCCCTGCTGCAGGAACCGCAGTTCCGCCGCTACTGGACCGGGCAGACGGTCTCGCTGCTCGGCGACGAGGTCACCATCCTCGCCGTGCCGCTGGCGGCCGTGCTGGTGCTGCACGTCGGAGCCACCGGCATGGGCTGGCTGCGCTTCGCCGGGCTGCTGCCCGCGCTGCTGTTCTCGCTGCCCGGCGGAGCCTGGGCGGACCGGCGGGGGAGGCGCAGGCAGACCATGATCTTCGCGGATCTGGCCCGGGCGGTACTGATGGCGTCCCTGCCGGTCGCCTACGCGTTCGGGGCGCTCACCTTCGCCCAGCTGTGCGTCGTCGTGTTCGGGGTCGGCACGCTCGCGGTCGCCTTCGACGTCTGCAACGCCACGCTGTTCGTGTCGCTGGTCTCCCACGAGCAGTACGTCGCGGGCAACTCGCTGACCAGCGGCAGCCGGGCCTTCGCCTTCGTCGCCGGGCCCAGCGCGGGCGGTGTCCTGGTCCAGGTCCTCGCCGCGCCCCTCGCGCTGCTCGCCGACGCGGCGTCCTATCTGGTCTCGGCCTGGCAGTTGTCCCGAATAGCCCCCGTCGAACCACCCGCCGCCGAGCGCGGCAAGGGCCAGCTGACGGCCGGCCTGCGCTTCATCGCCCGTTCCCCGCTGCTGCGGGCGATGCTCGCCTGCGTCGCGACCATCAACCTCTTCAACTTCGCCTTCCACACCCTGCTGGTCCTCTACGCGGTCGACGAACTCGGCCTCAACGCGGGGACGCTGGGCGTGGTCATCGGCGCGGGCGCCGTCGGCAGCCTGCTCGGTGCGGCGGTCAGCGGCCGGGTCGTGCGGACGATCGGCGTCGGCCCGGCGTTCACGGTCGGCGCGGTCGCCTTCCCCGCCCCCCTCGTCCTCGTCCCGCTGGCCGGCGGTCCGACCCCGCTGATCCTGACGGCCTTCTTCGCGGCGGAGTTCCTCTCGGGCCTGGGTGTGATGCTGCTGGACATAGCCGCCGGCTCCCTGCAGGCCGCCGTCATCCCCAACGCGCTGCGTTCCCGGGTCTCCGGCGCATTCCGCACGGTCAACTACGGCGTCCGCCCCATCGGCGCCCTGGCCGGCGGCTTCCTCGGCTCGACCATCGGGCTGCGCCCGGCCCTGTGGACAGCCACCCTCGCCGCCACCCTCGGCGTCCTCTGGCTCCTCCCTTCCCCCGTCCCCCACACCCGCACCCTCCCCGCACCACTCCCGGACACCACCCCCTGA